One window of the Syntrophorhabdaceae bacterium genome contains the following:
- a CDS encoding VPLPA-CTERM sorting domain-containing protein, with product MQTHFRYISLALLAVLLLATSSYADDIRFTATGVGNSLTGYVQYDYATFKAQTAGALPWNAVFAQNSAITGLSFSDPEPEQLYDGSYISTSFATSDVFNSLAATQSALAFETDNQGNYVVFAGGGWLVQYLVPNSNITLTGMGADGGQVTFRWGGRPGWDPSGRSYNVTWSTGQIIPTATPLPPGLLLMAPGFLGLVAVRRRFKK from the coding sequence ATGCAGACCCATTTCCGTTATATCAGTTTGGCGCTCCTCGCAGTTCTTCTTCTCGCAACGAGTTCTTACGCCGATGACATACGCTTCACCGCAACCGGCGTCGGCAATAGCTTAACCGGTTACGTTCAGTACGACTATGCAACATTCAAGGCACAGACCGCCGGCGCATTGCCGTGGAACGCCGTGTTCGCACAGAATTCGGCTATCACCGGCCTGAGTTTTTCAGACCCAGAGCCGGAGCAGCTCTACGATGGCTCGTACATTTCTACATCCTTTGCGACAAGTGATGTATTTAACAGTCTGGCTGCCACTCAGAGTGCCCTGGCCTTTGAGACAGACAATCAAGGGAACTACGTAGTCTTCGCAGGTGGAGGATGGCTCGTACAGTACCTCGTACCGAATAGCAATATCACACTCACCGGCATGGGCGCAGATGGAGGCCAGGTAACATTCCGTTGGGGAGGCCGTCCGGGCTGGGATCCTTCTGGGCGCTCCTACAATGTTACGTGGAGCACCGGGCAGATTATACCGACCGCCACTCCCTTGCCTCCGGGTCTGCTCCTTATGGCTCCCGGTTTCTTAGGCCTTGTGGCTGTGCGGAGAAGATTCAAGAAATAA